The following are from one region of the Amylibacter sp. IMCC11727 genome:
- the proB gene encoding glutamate 5-kinase has product MNPLTSAKRIVVKIGSALLVDAATGALRIDWLTSLAADIAEQKKRGRDILVVSSGSIALGRRVLGLPDGELSLDQSQAAAAVGQIRLARAYEEVLAPHNIKTAQVLLTLDDSADRRRYLNSRATFGALLTYGVVPIVNENDTVATDEIRFGDNDRLAAQVASMSGADILVLLSDVDGFYSANPKTDPSAVKFDLITEITPEMDDMAGDAGTAAAKGGMKTKLMAAKTAMQAGCAMAIVEGDQMNPLQTLETGGSASWFLAATNPKAARKQWISGMKSKGILVVDEGAARALSTGNSLLPAGVRSVHGQFQRGDLVSVAGPDGNECAKGLVGYSSDETSAIAGRQSNEIAEILGYAGRAALVHRDDMVS; this is encoded by the coding sequence ATCAATCCTCTGACCAGTGCCAAACGGATCGTTGTTAAGATCGGGTCTGCGTTGCTGGTGGACGCGGCCACCGGGGCGTTGCGGATTGATTGGCTGACCTCACTGGCCGCTGATATTGCCGAACAAAAGAAACGGGGCCGCGATATTTTGGTTGTCAGCTCGGGCTCTATCGCGCTTGGTCGGCGGGTCTTGGGATTGCCTGATGGGGAGCTATCGCTTGACCAATCACAGGCAGCAGCAGCCGTAGGGCAAATCCGTCTGGCCCGCGCCTATGAAGAAGTCCTCGCGCCACACAACATTAAAACCGCACAAGTTCTGCTTACGCTGGATGACAGTGCGGATCGAAGACGGTACCTCAATTCTCGCGCCACATTTGGGGCATTGTTGACCTATGGTGTTGTGCCGATTGTGAATGAAAACGATACGGTGGCCACAGATGAAATTCGGTTTGGCGACAATGACAGATTGGCCGCACAGGTGGCCTCTATGTCGGGCGCGGATATTTTGGTTTTGCTGTCCGATGTGGATGGGTTTTATTCGGCCAATCCAAAAACCGATCCATCGGCGGTTAAATTTGATCTCATCACCGAAATCACGCCCGAAATGGATGACATGGCTGGGGATGCAGGCACTGCAGCGGCCAAAGGTGGCATGAAGACAAAGCTGATGGCGGCAAAAACGGCGATGCAGGCGGGCTGTGCCATGGCTATCGTGGAAGGGGACCAAATGAACCCCCTACAAACCTTGGAAACAGGCGGTAGCGCCAGCTGGTTCCTCGCCGCAACCAACCCCAAGGCTGCGCGCAAACAGTGGATTTCTGGCATGAAATCCAAAGGCATTCTTGTGGTGGATGAAGGGGCCGCGCGAGCCTTATCAACAGGGAATTCGCTGCTGCCCGCTGGGGTGCGCAGCGTACATGGCCAATTCCAGCGTGGGGATTTGGTGTCTGTGGCTGGGCCTGACGGAAACGAATGTGCCAAAGGGCTTGTTGGGTATTCGTCAGATGAAACATCGGCCATTGCAGGCCGTCAAAGCAATGAAATCGCCGAGATTTTGGGCTATGCGGGGCGGGCTGCGCTGGTCCATCGCGATGATATGGTGAGTTAA
- a CDS encoding tetratricopeptide repeat-containing sulfotransferase family protein — protein MAGIKQVLDLAEAAAKAGDTGRAIGLYRQILTKVPKHSKAKKALARLEKQGGGSGQMTQNDAQALIQILNSGNFPAAQSAAKQLSERFPNEPFVFNILGYASGMVGDEKAAVAAFKWAIKLNPNFVEALSNYGSYLVQIGKPKEAVEVLRKAIAKKPNYAEAHHNLGLALTALENAQDGMVHLDKAIALQPNYGNAFNSRGNVFKNIGQLSKAVEDFRAALKINPQDSGAKENLSNVYASLGDVTESLKLTDELLATDPNNLDWLRRRAIQLHALGRKDEAVTAFRAVLEKSETDAEAIAISLELVAPEDRVALRDRATHLAQDDSVDPHDKVRLAFALASDAERTKQFDVSQKWLTTANAQYKDILPPLPEEEAVKFEQARKFFGKGIPDKFKSAGLDTDRPIFIVGLMRSGTSLAEQIISSHSKVFGAGELNSVRDLGGPILAAQDTATPSQITAFAQDYLSVLDLADPQKRRAVDKMPANFLYVGLIKTAFPNAKIINTVRDPRDTCFSIWKNFFDTYAHQYAYDQKELAAFANSYKSLMNFWDEQFPGDIYHLRYEDLIANQEGESRKLLDYLGLEWEDEVLEFHKSKRAVRTASVNQVREKIYNTSVKSWTHYVDHLQDLFDGLDADLWAHAMVD, from the coding sequence ATGGCGGGTATTAAGCAAGTTTTGGATTTGGCCGAAGCAGCTGCGAAAGCAGGCGACACGGGCCGTGCCATTGGGTTGTACCGTCAAATCCTGACCAAAGTGCCAAAACATTCCAAAGCCAAAAAAGCGCTTGCTCGGTTGGAAAAACAGGGTGGTGGCAGTGGGCAAATGACCCAAAACGATGCCCAGGCCCTGATACAGATTCTAAATTCGGGCAATTTCCCCGCCGCACAATCCGCCGCCAAACAATTGTCCGAACGGTTCCCAAATGAGCCATTCGTGTTCAACATTCTTGGCTATGCCAGTGGGATGGTGGGCGATGAAAAGGCGGCAGTGGCTGCGTTTAAATGGGCAATCAAACTTAATCCCAATTTTGTTGAAGCATTGTCAAACTATGGGTCGTATCTGGTCCAAATTGGCAAACCAAAAGAAGCAGTTGAAGTCTTGCGCAAGGCAATCGCGAAAAAGCCGAATTATGCTGAAGCGCATCACAACCTTGGTTTGGCGTTAACCGCACTGGAAAACGCCCAAGACGGTATGGTGCATTTGGACAAGGCCATTGCGTTGCAGCCAAATTATGGAAACGCCTTTAACAGCCGTGGCAACGTTTTCAAAAATATCGGCCAATTGTCCAAAGCGGTTGAGGATTTTCGGGCTGCATTAAAAATTAACCCTCAAGACAGTGGCGCCAAAGAAAACCTGAGCAACGTGTATGCAAGCCTTGGGGATGTTACTGAATCGCTAAAGTTGACAGATGAGCTGCTTGCCACGGACCCAAACAACCTTGATTGGTTGCGCCGCCGCGCAATCCAACTGCACGCACTTGGACGCAAAGATGAAGCAGTTACCGCCTTTCGCGCGGTTTTGGAAAAATCTGAAACAGATGCTGAAGCCATCGCAATTTCATTGGAATTGGTTGCGCCCGAAGACCGTGTTGCCTTGCGAGACCGCGCGACACATTTGGCCCAAGATGACAGCGTCGATCCACACGACAAAGTTCGCTTGGCTTTTGCCTTGGCGAGCGACGCTGAAAGAACCAAGCAATTTGATGTTTCGCAAAAATGGCTTACCACCGCCAATGCACAGTACAAAGATATCCTGCCGCCCCTTCCAGAAGAGGAGGCCGTGAAGTTTGAACAAGCGCGCAAGTTCTTTGGAAAAGGAATACCTGATAAGTTTAAGAGCGCGGGACTGGACACGGATCGCCCAATTTTCATTGTGGGGCTCATGCGGTCAGGAACATCATTGGCCGAGCAGATCATTTCCAGCCATTCAAAAGTGTTTGGCGCAGGTGAATTGAACTCGGTGCGTGATCTGGGGGGGCCAATCCTTGCCGCGCAAGACACGGCGACCCCCTCACAAATAACCGCATTTGCACAAGATTATCTTTCCGTTTTAGATTTGGCCGACCCGCAAAAGCGCCGTGCCGTTGATAAAATGCCTGCAAATTTCTTGTACGTAGGCTTGATCAAAACCGCGTTCCCCAATGCGAAAATAATCAATACCGTTCGCGATCCGCGCGACACGTGCTTTTCGATTTGGAAGAACTTCTTCGACACATATGCCCACCAATATGCCTATGATCAAAAAGAATTGGCGGCGTTTGCCAACAGCTATAAATCGCTGATGAATTTCTGGGATGAACAGTTCCCAGGCGACATTTATCACCTTCGCTACGAAGACCTCATTGCAAACCAAGAAGGCGAAAGCCGCAAATTGCTCGATTATTTAGGGTTGGAGTGGGAAGACGAGGTTTTGGAATTCCACAAATCAAAACGCGCCGTGCGAACTGCTTCCGTTAACCAAGTCCGAGAGAAAATTTACAATACCAGCGTCAAAAGCTGGACACATTACGTCGATCATTTGCAGGATTTGTTTGATGGGCTTGATGCGGATTTATGGGCACATGCCATGGTGGATTAA
- a CDS encoding DUF882 domain-containing protein codes for MTGKTNDLISRRKLLGAFAGITMVSATPYYANAAGYLKGAGNIRKVNLRNQRTGESLNTIYWVEGQYIKPALEEINYFMRDWRQNSTRNMDRRNIDLMAAALNLLDTEEPFLVLSGYRTSRTNNMLRSKSRGVAKQSYHVKGMAADLRLGSRSVSQIAKAGISCRSGGVGRYHGSNFVHFDCGPVRTWRG; via the coding sequence ATGACTGGCAAAACCAACGACCTTATTTCACGGCGTAAGCTTCTCGGTGCCTTTGCAGGTATCACCATGGTTTCGGCAACACCGTACTATGCGAATGCAGCAGGCTACCTGAAAGGCGCAGGCAATATCCGCAAGGTAAATCTGCGCAACCAACGTACAGGTGAATCGCTCAACACGATCTACTGGGTCGAAGGCCAGTACATCAAACCTGCCTTGGAAGAGATTAACTATTTCATGCGTGATTGGCGTCAAAACTCCACGCGCAACATGGATCGCCGCAATATCGACCTGATGGCCGCTGCGCTGAACCTGCTCGACACGGAAGAGCCCTTCTTGGTTCTGTCCGGTTACCGCACATCCCGCACAAATAACATGCTGCGGTCTAAATCCCGCGGTGTGGCAAAGCAAAGCTATCACGTGAAGGGTATGGCCGCTGATTTGCGTTTGGGCTCCCGTTCTGTAAGCCAAATCGCCAAAGCTGGCATTTCCTGCCGCTCCGGTGGCGTTGGGCGCTACCACGGGTCCAACTTTGTCCACTTTGATTGCGGCCCTGTTCGCACTTGGCGCGGTTAA
- the rpmA gene encoding 50S ribosomal protein L27, whose amino-acid sequence MAHKKAGGSSRNGRDSAGRRLGIKKYGGEAVIPGNIIARQRGNKWWPGEGVGQGKDHTIFATVEGAVSFRKGFKNRTFISVLPVAEAAE is encoded by the coding sequence ATGGCACATAAAAAAGCAGGCGGTTCATCCCGTAACGGTCGCGACTCCGCAGGACGTCGCCTCGGCATCAAAAAATACGGCGGCGAAGCTGTCATCCCAGGCAACATCATCGCGCGTCAGCGCGGCAACAAGTGGTGGCCAGGTGAAGGTGTAGGTCAAGGTAAAGACCACACAATCTTCGCAACAGTTGAAGGCGCAGTGTCGTTCCGCAAGGGCTTCAAAAACCGCACGTTCATTTCTGTTCTGCCAGTGGCTGAGGCCGCTGAATAA
- a CDS encoding GNAT family protein gives MTLRPRLVGERVVLRAPIESDVDDRLALGRDPEIVKMFGGDPINIAPLTRQMAQNWVNDQIDLETAWIIEIAGRCVGDIRLHSVNQIDARAVLGLGILDPTLLGQGYGTEAITLLLQHAFGALGLHRVSLRVIEFNSRAIAAYKKVGFKEEGRERQAALVQGERYDDLIMGVLAHEFHSLEAQS, from the coding sequence ATGACGTTAAGACCTCGCCTTGTTGGGGAACGGGTTGTCCTGCGGGCTCCAATCGAAAGCGATGTAGATGATCGTCTGGCCTTGGGCCGTGATCCTGAGATCGTAAAAATGTTTGGTGGCGATCCGATCAATATTGCTCCGTTAACACGTCAGATGGCGCAGAACTGGGTCAACGATCAAATAGACCTTGAAACCGCTTGGATAATCGAAATTGCGGGCCGTTGTGTGGGGGACATTCGCCTGCATTCTGTAAACCAAATAGATGCGCGGGCGGTTTTAGGATTGGGAATTCTGGACCCAACACTGTTGGGGCAGGGGTATGGAACCGAGGCCATTACACTATTGCTTCAACACGCTTTCGGCGCTTTGGGTCTTCACCGCGTGTCTTTGCGGGTTATCGAATTTAATTCACGCGCCATTGCGGCCTACAAAAAGGTAGGTTTCAAAGAAGAAGGGCGTGAACGTCAAGCGGCGTTGGTCCAAGGGGAGCGGTATGATGATTTGATCATGGGAGTGCTTGCCCATGAATTCCATTCGCTTGAGGCTCAATCATGA
- a CDS encoding neutral zinc metallopeptidase — MKWQGRRGSRNIEDRRRRGGGGKAAGGIGGFGLIAVLAIGYFMGVDPATLLNIAGGQNTGGGSVEITEADKQAGQFVSVTLADTETIWTEIFENQLGRRYNPATLVLFKGSTQSPCGAASGASGPFYCPADKKAYLDTDFFVTMSRQLGASGDFAAAYVVAHEIAHHVQNELGTLGQANRARQRMSQTDSNRVSVMIELQADCYSGIWARYAQERLKTLERGDLKEAINAAKQIGDDTLQRNAGQRPNPHTFTHGTSAQRQKWFQRGFNTARIDQCDTFNTENL, encoded by the coding sequence ATGAAATGGCAAGGACGACGCGGCAGCCGCAATATCGAAGATCGACGCAGACGCGGTGGCGGCGGTAAAGCTGCTGGTGGCATTGGGGGCTTTGGCCTGATTGCGGTTTTGGCGATCGGGTATTTCATGGGAGTGGACCCCGCGACATTGCTCAACATCGCTGGGGGCCAAAACACGGGCGGTGGTTCTGTTGAAATTACCGAAGCCGACAAACAGGCAGGCCAATTTGTGTCAGTGACCTTGGCTGACACAGAAACCATTTGGACCGAAATCTTCGAAAACCAGCTTGGGCGCAGATACAATCCTGCTACGCTTGTGCTGTTCAAAGGGTCCACACAATCGCCCTGCGGCGCGGCCAGCGGGGCATCTGGCCCGTTTTATTGCCCCGCAGATAAGAAAGCGTATTTGGACACGGATTTCTTTGTCACGATGTCGCGCCAGTTGGGCGCGTCTGGTGATTTTGCTGCGGCATATGTTGTGGCCCATGAAATTGCACACCATGTTCAAAACGAGCTTGGCACATTGGGGCAGGCAAACCGCGCACGGCAGCGCATGTCCCAAACCGACAGCAACCGCGTGTCTGTTATGATTGAATTGCAGGCGGATTGTTATTCGGGAATTTGGGCGCGATATGCCCAAGAGCGTTTGAAAACTTTGGAACGTGGCGATTTGAAAGAGGCGATTAATGCGGCCAAGCAAATCGGTGACGACACATTGCAGCGCAATGCTGGCCAACGGCCCAATCCGCACACGTTTACCCATGGAACGTCAGCGCAGCGGCAAAAATGGTTCCAACGCGGTTTTAACACAGCCCGAATAGATCAATGTGACACCTTCAATACAGAGAATTTGTAA
- a CDS encoding GNAT family N-acetyltransferase encodes MSISLRPAVVADCAALSDVVFRSKQSNGYDDAFMDACRAELTITARTLAQTQLWVAEDNGVLLGCAALDTQPNNRGEVSLFFVDPNVQGRGVGRMLWSTIFRLAHQSGFKTLELSADPNAVGFYAKQGFVEIGSTPSGSIKGRRLPKMQLTL; translated from the coding sequence ATGAGCATATCCCTGCGCCCAGCGGTGGTGGCCGATTGTGCCGCGCTGAGCGATGTGGTGTTTCGTTCAAAGCAGTCGAATGGTTATGACGATGCTTTTATGGACGCCTGCCGCGCAGAGCTAACCATTACTGCGCGGACCCTGGCACAGACGCAGCTATGGGTGGCCGAAGACAATGGCGTTTTGCTCGGTTGTGCTGCTCTTGATACGCAACCGAACAATCGCGGCGAAGTTTCCTTGTTCTTTGTCGATCCAAACGTACAGGGGCGGGGCGTCGGGCGTATGTTGTGGAGTACGATTTTTCGGTTAGCCCATCAAAGCGGATTTAAAACGCTTGAACTGAGCGCGGACCCAAATGCAGTTGGGTTTTATGCCAAACAAGGTTTCGTAGAAATTGGCAGCACACCGTCTGGTTCTATCAAAGGGCGCCGCCTGCCCAAAATGCAGCTGACCCTCTGA
- the obgE gene encoding GTPase ObgE, which produces MKFLDLTRVHVKSGAGGNGCVSFRRAAHEEFGGPDGGNGGQGGDVWAEAVEGLNTLIDFRYQQHFFAKNGRPGMGKQRSGKDGDDVVLKVPVGTEILEEDEDTVVADLTEVGQRVLLAKGGNGGFGNLHFKSSTNQAPRRANPGQPLIERTIWLRLKLIADAGLLGLPNAGKSTFLAATSNARPKIADYPFTTLHPNLGVVGVDNTEFVMADIPGLIEGAHEGRGIGDQFLGHVERCAVLLHLIDGTAEDVVADYRTIINELEQYGGELADKPRITALNKIDALDDVEQAEKHNALEVASGGTVHQISGVARDGLTNVLRALRSEIDSRNTAEEETEDTGWRP; this is translated from the coding sequence ATGAAATTCCTTGATCTTACCAGAGTACACGTAAAATCTGGCGCAGGTGGCAATGGCTGTGTGTCGTTCCGTCGTGCCGCGCACGAAGAATTCGGTGGCCCTGACGGGGGCAACGGCGGGCAGGGCGGTGACGTTTGGGCCGAAGCGGTTGAGGGGCTGAACACGCTGATTGATTTTCGCTATCAACAGCATTTCTTTGCTAAAAATGGTCGTCCGGGTATGGGCAAACAGCGATCTGGTAAAGATGGCGATGATGTTGTGCTCAAGGTTCCAGTGGGCACTGAAATCTTAGAGGAAGACGAAGACACCGTTGTGGCTGATCTGACCGAAGTGGGACAACGTGTTCTGCTCGCCAAAGGGGGGAACGGCGGCTTTGGGAATTTGCATTTCAAGTCTTCGACAAACCAAGCCCCCCGCCGCGCCAACCCAGGGCAACCATTGATCGAACGCACGATTTGGCTGCGCTTGAAATTGATCGCGGACGCGGGTTTGCTCGGTTTGCCAAATGCAGGGAAATCCACATTCTTGGCGGCCACATCCAACGCACGACCAAAAATTGCGGATTACCCATTTACCACGCTGCATCCCAATTTGGGCGTTGTGGGCGTGGATAACACAGAATTTGTCATGGCCGATATTCCGGGCCTGATCGAAGGCGCGCACGAAGGGCGTGGCATTGGCGACCAGTTTTTGGGCCACGTAGAACGTTGCGCTGTCCTTTTGCACTTGATCGACGGCACAGCCGAAGATGTGGTTGCCGATTATCGCACCATTATCAACGAGCTGGAACAATACGGCGGCGAACTGGCGGATAAGCCACGCATTACGGCGCTCAACAAAATTGATGCGCTGGATGACGTGGAACAAGCGGAAAAACACAACGCTTTAGAGGTGGCATCTGGGGGAACCGTGCATCAAATCTCTGGTGTCGCGCGGGATGGGCTCACAAATGTGCTGCGGGCCTTGCGCTCTGAAATCGACAGCCGCAACACGGCGGAGGAGGAGACGGAGGACACTGGATGGCGTCCATAA
- a CDS encoding glutamate-5-semialdehyde dehydrogenase, translated as MTTIAALMKNIGVTAKQASAELAYASAAQKQDALIGAADAIEARTDDIIKANLLDLDYGTEKGLSPAMMDRLMLNKERILSMADGLRAVANQADPVGSVMADWTQPSGLHIQRVRTPLGVIGVIYESRPNVTADAGALCLKAGNAAILRGGSESFHSSGLIHECLVQGLGDAGLPEGAIQLVPTRDREAVGAMLTMTDYIDVIVPRGGKGLVGRVQSDARVPVFAHLEGICHIYVDASADLEKTKAVVMNAKTRRTGICGSAECLLVDKAFFETHGAPFVNELLGAGVEVRGDADIQSINGVIAAQADDFGREFLDMIIAARVVDGVTGAIAHIQEYGSNHTDCIMAEDAAAVDMFFARLDSAILMHNASTQFADGGEFGMGAEIGIATGKMHARGPVGAEQLTSFKYLVRGNGTVRS; from the coding sequence ATGACAACAATTGCTGCTTTGATGAAAAACATCGGCGTTACCGCAAAACAGGCAAGCGCTGAACTTGCCTATGCCAGTGCGGCGCAAAAGCAGGACGCTTTGATTGGCGCTGCAGATGCGATTGAAGCGCGCACAGATGACATTATCAAAGCCAATCTTCTTGATCTTGATTACGGGACGGAAAAGGGGCTGTCCCCTGCGATGATGGATCGCCTGATGCTGAACAAAGAGCGCATTTTGTCTATGGCGGACGGCCTGCGTGCTGTGGCAAACCAAGCCGACCCTGTTGGCAGTGTCATGGCCGATTGGACGCAGCCGTCTGGCTTGCACATTCAGCGGGTCCGCACACCATTGGGCGTGATTGGTGTTATCTATGAAAGTCGTCCCAACGTGACGGCGGATGCGGGTGCATTGTGCCTAAAAGCGGGCAATGCGGCCATTCTGCGCGGTGGCTCTGAGAGTTTTCATTCCTCTGGTCTTATCCATGAATGTCTGGTGCAAGGGTTGGGTGACGCGGGCCTGCCAGAAGGGGCCATCCAACTGGTTCCAACCCGTGATCGCGAAGCCGTGGGCGCAATGCTGACCATGACTGATTACATCGACGTAATTGTTCCGCGTGGGGGCAAAGGGCTCGTGGGGCGTGTGCAATCGGATGCGCGCGTTCCTGTGTTTGCCCATCTCGAAGGGATTTGCCACATCTATGTGGATGCCAGCGCGGATCTGGAAAAGACCAAAGCGGTGGTGATGAACGCCAAAACGCGGCGCACGGGAATTTGCGGCTCTGCCGAATGCCTTTTGGTGGACAAAGCCTTTTTCGAAACCCATGGCGCACCTTTTGTGAATGAATTGCTCGGTGCAGGGGTCGAAGTCCGCGGCGATGCAGATATCCAAAGCATCAACGGCGTGATTGCAGCGCAAGCGGATGATTTTGGTCGCGAGTTTCTTGATATGATTATTGCCGCGCGGGTTGTTGATGGGGTGACGGGCGCGATTGCCCACATTCAGGAATATGGCTCTAACCACACGGATTGCATCATGGCCGAAGACGCTGCTGCCGTTGACATGTTCTTTGCGCGGTTGGACAGCGCGATCTTGATGCACAACGCCTCAACGCAATTTGCGGATGGTGGTGAGTTTGGCATGGGTGCGGAAATCGGCATTGCTACGGGTAAAATGCACGCACGTGGCCCCGTGGGGGCAGAACAGCTCACCAGTTTCAAATACCTTGTGCGTGGCAACGGAACCGTCCGTTCATGA
- a CDS encoding 50S ribosomal protein L21, whose product MFAVVKTGGKQYKVASGEVLKIEKIAGEAGETVQFNEVLMLGGDKTTVGTPTVAGAGVQAEILEQGKGPKVINYVKRRRKHSSQRKKGHRQQLTVVRITDILASGADKSGVMAAVNGAGFVAAAGAAGAAAAAPKKAKAEKKAPAKAAAPKKAKAETAAPAAAGADDLKELSGVGPALEKKLHAAGVTTFAQIAAWGEADIAEFDEKLSFKGRIEREGWVDQAKALAKG is encoded by the coding sequence ATGTTCGCAGTCGTTAAAACTGGTGGCAAACAGTACAAAGTTGCCTCTGGCGAAGTGCTCAAGATCGAAAAGATCGCAGGCGAAGCCGGTGAAACAGTCCAATTCAACGAAGTTCTGATGCTCGGTGGTGACAAAACCACTGTGGGCACGCCAACTGTTGCTGGTGCCGGCGTTCAAGCCGAAATCCTTGAGCAGGGCAAAGGTCCTAAGGTCATCAACTACGTGAAGCGTCGTCGTAAGCACTCTTCTCAGCGTAAAAAAGGCCACCGTCAGCAACTGACAGTTGTTCGTATCACGGATATTCTGGCCTCTGGCGCAGACAAGTCTGGTGTTATGGCCGCTGTAAACGGTGCTGGTTTTGTTGCTGCCGCTGGCGCAGCAGGTGCTGCAGCTGCAGCCCCTAAGAAAGCCAAAGCTGAAAAGAAAGCGCCTGCCAAAGCCGCAGCGCCGAAAAAAGCCAAAGCTGAAACAGCCGCACCAGCTGCCGCTGGCGCAGATGATTTGAAAGAATTGTCAGGTGTTGGTCCAGCTCTTGAAAAGAAATTGCACGCAGCAGGCGTGACAACTTTCGCACAAATCGCCGCTTGGGGCGAAGCTGACATCGCAGAATTCGATGAAAAGCTGTCGTTTAAGGGTCGCATTGAGCGCGAAGGTTGGGTAGACCAAGCCAAAGCATTGGCTAAAGGCTAA
- a CDS encoding GNAT family N-acetyltransferase codes for MMQSEITGQLVIPTARFSLRPVRNSDAGMINLFGEDKRLARMTTHIPHPLPPGATEAFLDRVTKEDSDEKLWSIDGSASGMGELLGMISLKKVTEDQSEISYWVAPNLWNSGLASEAVQALILANPLGDKSMVASVFQDNPASAKIVTNMGFQLIGESEVFSVARNGMVNTWDYVLRLPE; via the coding sequence ATGATGCAATCAGAAATTACAGGTCAATTGGTGATCCCAACGGCGCGTTTTTCCCTGCGCCCTGTCCGCAACAGCGATGCGGGCATGATCAATCTGTTTGGCGAAGACAAACGGTTGGCGCGGATGACCACGCACATCCCGCATCCTTTGCCGCCGGGCGCAACAGAGGCGTTTTTGGATCGCGTTACCAAAGAAGACAGCGATGAAAAACTGTGGTCAATTGACGGCAGTGCCAGCGGAATGGGTGAATTGCTCGGCATGATTTCTTTGAAAAAAGTGACCGAAGATCAATCCGAAATCAGTTATTGGGTCGCGCCAAATCTGTGGAATTCAGGGTTGGCATCCGAGGCAGTTCAAGCGCTGATTTTGGCCAATCCTTTGGGGGATAAATCCATGGTGGCGAGCGTGTTTCAGGACAATCCTGCATCTGCCAAAATTGTCACAAACATGGGCTTTCAATTGATCGGCGAAAGCGAAGTGTTTTCTGTGGCACGCAATGGTATGGTGAATACATGGGATTACGTGCTGCGATTGCCAGAATAA
- a CDS encoding LysE family translocator: MIAFGPLLIFFASQVGTPGPANMALMATGARFGLRPALPFVAGVAVGKQFIIWPIGFGLMGVLSAYPLIFTTLKFASAAYIIYLAWKVANLRLNTDGAAETAPGYAAGLIVHPLNPKAWAMITAGFTNFVPLGTPTLQATAVIAACLFACQLVLHPLWCWGGDRLAATVAGKPAERWLMWALAALTVLSVLFVLFQGGEA, from the coding sequence ATGATCGCATTTGGTCCTCTGTTGATCTTCTTCGCCTCCCAAGTGGGCACACCTGGACCTGCAAACATGGCTCTCATGGCGACAGGTGCGCGGTTTGGGTTGCGGCCCGCGCTGCCTTTTGTGGCGGGCGTGGCTGTTGGCAAGCAATTCATCATCTGGCCCATTGGGTTTGGTTTGATGGGAGTGCTGAGCGCGTATCCTTTGATCTTTACCACGCTGAAATTCGCTTCTGCGGCATACATCATTTATTTGGCGTGGAAGGTGGCGAACTTGCGGCTGAACACGGATGGTGCGGCTGAAACCGCCCCGGGGTATGCGGCGGGGCTTATTGTTCATCCGCTTAATCCAAAGGCTTGGGCGATGATCACAGCGGGCTTCACTAACTTTGTCCCGCTTGGCACGCCCACTTTGCAGGCTACGGCTGTAATCGCGGCTTGTTTATTTGCATGTCAACTGGTTCTGCACCCTTTGTGGTGTTGGGGTGGCGACAGATTGGCAGCCACTGTTGCAGGAAAACCTGCGGAACGGTGGCTGATGTGGGCCTTGGCGGCCCTGACGGTTTTAAGTGTTTTATTCGTTTTGTTTCAAGGAGGTGAAGCATGA